From the Xiphophorus hellerii strain 12219 chromosome 20, Xiphophorus_hellerii-4.1, whole genome shotgun sequence genome, the window aagGTTCAGTTGTGCAAGAAAACATCCCAGGACAATGAAATACTCACTGTTGAGTTTGCTGTGCGGAAAAGCATGCCTAATAGATAGAGGCCAAGAAGAGGTCCACTGATCATGCCAAATATGGACAGAGCTGCCTGAAAATAGACAAAATGTTAACTTGTATTGCTTAAGAAGTACCACTTGATGGTGCTGTAGAACTATAATTAACTGTAACAATATTGCTTTATTCTAACACAATTTTACCTGCAGAACACTTCCCATTGCTGAAGCAACTCCAGCCATTCCAATACACAGGAATCCAAAAAACACACCTGGGTGttggcaaaataaaataataataataaaaaaacaaagcagtcaAACGTAGGCAAAGATAAAAATCAGCAACAGTTTTATCATCCCTTTGCTACTGTTGCACAGAAAGGACATTTCTAttctaatatgtttttttttatttagatattttgatTAGGAAGTACTTATGAACAAGAACTGGGCCATGCAGCCTAGTAAATTTAAAAGTGTATGTGTTTTCCTGTGCAGTCAGGCCTAcctaatacatttttatattaagtCAAGTAAGGTATATCAAATTTCTCTCACAAGGAGAGCTCAGCCCTTCATTTGGGTTTCAAAAGAATTTCTGAGAACCAGATTACCTGCTTAAGCATTTCTCAGTAAATCAGTAAAGAGAAACACTTCATGTTAACCTGTCTGCTGCAAGTTATCCAGCCTGGCTCAATTCAGCTTGTGGAAAGTCAGTGCTGTGACTACTCTACCCACAGTTGTTAAAGCAGCAGTCAATTGTGATTAATTTGTAAACATACAGTGTACTGGAAGTTCAGACTGTTGTTATCTACcaatgaaaacaacaactaaGATTATAGATAATGTCATTTGTGGCTTTTCATTGGTCTTAACTGTAAGGAGTCAAGTAGCTAATGTACTTTGTGGTTGCTGTCTGTCcatctagatagatagattagTAAGTAGGCAGGCAGGCAGGTAGGTAGGTAGAACTCACTCAGGCCCATGTTCATCCAGGtaacttgtttttgtgtgaaatctTTGTAGAATGGATATATGAAATCTTCCACAGTGACAGCAACAAGAGCATTAATACTTGAGGACACCGTGCTGAAAGAAGTGCAAAGGTAAAGTTTCAGAAACTTAACAAATCAGAAATGGATAAATGTAAATGGCTGCAAAGATTAGTATAAGGTGCCATGCAAATTCCTATGTTTAATGTCTTAGCACACACTCATACATTGGTTAGACAAAGTCGTGTCTTGAATGTTTTATAGTTTAAATTTATCTCTTATCAGGAGGAAACATTTCCTTATCACCACATAATTTCTGGaagtaatttcatttttattccttctttgtCTCAAGCCTTACCTGAGGGTACCGCTGTAAGCTGCAGCCACGAACAGGCCTGGAATTCCAGGATAGACTGCCAGAATATCCATCACAAGGTATGGCAGCAACTGGTTCACAAATACAAGCCAATACTATTGTCAACCTGTGCTTTGTTACCCAATTAAAAGCATATTGTGCATGGGAAGATAAGCAACGTAAAAATACTATAGTCACCTGGTCAGAAGTACCTATATCCCCATTTAAAAGTGGGTCACAGTTCTTGTAAATGGAGTACATTGTAAGACCAGAGAACATAGCAAGACTCACTGTCGCCCATAAACCAATCATGTTGATATACAGAGACCTGAGGGAAACATGACCTGTTAGTGCTTGAATTTTTGCTCACTGCCAGAggattatttgcattttatttgagtGATACTCACAACTTGGCTTGTCCCAAGGTTTTGCAGGAGATATAGCGCTGCACCTGGGACTGGTTAATTGAGTAGATAGACACCCACATTATGCTACCACCAATCACTATAGTCCAAAAAGTGTGCCGCTTGAGAGGATCTGGGTCaaagctgtgaaaaaaatgagagagagagagcttaGAACATGTCCAAACAcggcacagttttttttttttgctctcagctttttttttatatattttgcaaaATGAACTGACATTCTATTCAAGTCTATTCAAGTTTTCTTGAATATCTTGTATACTCTGTTTTGGAAAAAGAGGCTATTTTGAtgtcaaaaagtatttaaaatgattgttaTTAACATACTCAAAAGCTACCAGTCGGcctcctgctgcagcatctTCCCAAATTTTCGCTAGACCTCCTTGTACTACGGCTCCTCTTGCTATTACAGCTACAAATCCTGCCAGCATGATCACCATCTGCAGTACGTCTGTCCAGATAACTGCTTTCAGGCCACCCTGTGACAGAATTCATATGATGAGGCAGGGCAACTTTGATGCTAATTTAGGTCATTCTTGAATGTTCAGGACTTGATCAAGGTTATGGTTCAATAAACATTCATACTATGAACTGAATAATGAATATTAGTTGTATTACAAGCTCCAATATGATTTGAGAATCCCAGAGCTCaaatgcagtattttttttaaagaactcaATAGAACAGAATGGCAAACTTtaagttaaatgtttcattctccatttaatttatttcaaacatgaattAAATAATGTGGAATAGATACTTCTTTTTGACATAATAAGACAATACGAACCAGAGTACAATAGATGATGCACACTACCCCCGTTGCCACCAGCACTCCCCAGAGATCCAGCCCGGTAACTATGCAATTTGGAAAATTCtccattataaataaatatacattatgTAACTTTCTGCtatcttttattttggatttataACAGCTGTATCTGTATGAGAagatcagaccaaacttttgtGTGTTAAGACTTACTTTGGTTTAGTGCAAGAGCTGGAGCATAAATAACTAAGCCCGTGTAGAGAGCCTGAAAAGCAGGACCATTAATGAATTAGTTCCAAACACAATGTGGTCATATTTATATCGTCATGGCACAGGTATCTAGAATCAGTAATGATGAagtcaaaatgagaaaagaacagatgttgtttgttgttttacatgtgcatcataaaaattttttttatcttttagaaTTTTATATTGCATCAGTAatcttaatatttatgattgtTCCCAACTGATTATCCTATTTTAATTAAGAATGCATGGGTTACCGTCTGCACAATGTACATGGATGTTCCGATCATCCGGATTATCCGATTGAAGCGCCGTTCCAGGtactaaaaattaaaaaaaataattccatGTATGGAACATCATTCAAATGACTATGCCATCATTCCAGGCATATAGAGaatttgaaaaacaacatacaatTTTGTCCCCGTTTTCGGTAAATTTCCAgaatttgtatttcattttatatgatcttgagatttttttcttgcgTTTTTCAGATCTCATATTAGCATTGAACTTATATGTTTTACATGACTTTTTTACCCAGTAAAAGGTGAGTCACAAATTATTTAAGCATCTAAACAGCACTTTCATGCTGGGATGTCTTACTCGTAAAATGTCAAAGAGCTTGTACCAATCCATCTATATTCCCATAACTTCAGCATTttttcctggttctgttcttgcagctacaaaaaaatttgattttttgtaATGAACTATGAGTTCATTACTGTAAGGATCTTgactaaagtaaataaatcagctgaTACAAGGATGAGGCATTTGTCAAGTCTTTTCTAGACTTGTTTCAGTTTCTTgaagtcaaatcaaatcaaatcaaattttatttgtatagcacatttcagcagcaaggcatttcaaagtgctttacatcatatcaaacacagaaacacactgcAAGTCCTAGCTTTAATGTTctgtttatcttctttttttttcgctaatcttaaaaaaaaaatataaaaggtaTTTTGTCCCACTCAAAGTGTGCTATCTTGGGCTTGTTCTGATTCAACCAAAGATGTTTTGAAgacattatgttttttggaAGGCTGTTACTAACACAGAACCTTTCCTACAGAATAAccttaaaaacctttttagcCATTAAGTCACAGTTTATTGTTAGATGgtttaacaaagaaaatagtCAGATGCTTTCTCCTAGTATGCAATAGTTTAGAATGTATAGCATGTTCCTACCTCATAGGCACTGGTGATCCCAAGTCGGTAGAAAAGCGGTACAAATAATTCAGCAGTGATGACAGACATGATGGCATAAGAAAAACCAAAGATCCAGAAGGCAATACCAAACCGGTATGCCTCTGCAGGTGTGCCAATTAC encodes:
- the slc5a8l gene encoding sodium-coupled monocarboxylate transporter 1, encoding MVGTGGPVATFSPWDYVVFAGTIVGAASIGLFQAIRGRKETSSAEFLLGGRQMTAVPVAMSLTASFMSGITVIGTPAEAYRFGIAFWIFGFSYAIMSVITAELFVPLFYRLGITSAYEYLERRFNRIIRMIGTSMYIVQTALYTGLVIYAPALALNQITGLDLWGVLVATGVVCIIYCTLGGLKAVIWTDVLQMVIMLAGFVAVIARGAVVQGGLAKIWEDAAAGGRLVAFDFDPDPLKRHTFWTIVIGGSIMWVSIYSINQSQVQRYISCKTLGQAKLSLYINMIGLWATVSLAMFSGLTMYSIYKNCDPLLNGDIGTSDQLLPYLVMDILAVYPGIPGLFVAAAYSGTLSTVSSSINALVAVTVEDFIYPFYKDFTQKQVTWMNMGLSVFFGFLCIGMAGVASAMGSVLQAALSIFGMISGPLLGLYLLGMLFRTANSTGGLGGLITGLALTLWVGIGAQLYPPTADKTLPLSLTTVGCNKTVDLNSTTASPWTSPATLTPQPDFRPPIADSWYSLSYVYFSLFGMLTTMVSGLLLSIVTGGCKQKKMNSDLFVRRSDLICFSGCNNSEVSDEMEKAPTDLHMGVDNKAFMAMDVMKESENATKL